One genomic region from Actinomycetes bacterium encodes:
- a CDS encoding Flp family type IVb pilin: protein MTREIVRNEEGASAVEYGLLIAGIAAVIVAIVFIIGRQVDAGFTEVSEELPAVAAPAAAAPAVIL from the coding sequence ATGACCCGCGAAATCGTTCGTAACGAAGAGGGCGCTTCGGCTGTAGAGTACGGCCTGTTGATCGCCGGTATCGCCGCTGTGATTGTGGCAATCGTGTTCATCATCGGCCGCCAGGTGGATGCTGGCTTCACCGAGGTCAGCGAGGAACTACCGGCCGTTGCGGCCCCTGCCGCCGCTGCCCCAGCCGTCATTCTGTGA